A section of the Streptomyces sp. CG1 genome encodes:
- a CDS encoding IS3 family transposase yields MPGAARGPLLLLQGEAARRRRQAADDALAHEITVPHLASRRTYGVPRIHAELRRLGRRVNRKRIARVMRERDIRGVTRRKHRSLTRPDKKAKPAPDLIGRDFHADTPGTKLVGDITYLPTAEGWLYLACWLDLATREVVGYAMADHHRAELVVNALDMAHGRGHLQPGCVIHSDRGSEYTSTQFGDRIRGLGLRQSCGRTGSCFDNAAAESFWALLKEEIGTRVWPDRATARAEVFAFIETFYNRRRLRKHKVFGYLTPAETRQRHQHALAA; encoded by the coding sequence GTGCCGGGTGCTGCACGTGGCCCGCTCCTCCTACTACAGGGCGAAGCCGCCCGCCGCAGGCGCCAGGCCGCCGACGACGCACTCGCGCACGAGATCACCGTGCCGCACCTCGCCTCCCGCCGTACCTACGGTGTCCCGCGTATCCACGCCGAGCTGCGCCGCCTCGGGCGGCGGGTGAACCGCAAGCGCATAGCCCGCGTGATGCGTGAGCGCGACATCCGCGGTGTTACCCGCCGCAAGCACCGCTCGCTGACCCGGCCGGACAAGAAGGCGAAGCCGGCCCCGGACCTGATCGGCCGCGACTTTCACGCCGATACGCCCGGAACCAAACTGGTCGGCGACATCACCTACCTGCCCACCGCCGAGGGCTGGCTCTACCTCGCCTGCTGGCTGGACCTGGCCACCCGCGAGGTCGTCGGCTATGCCATGGCTGACCACCACCGCGCCGAACTCGTCGTCAACGCCCTGGACATGGCCCACGGCCGGGGCCACCTGCAGCCCGGCTGCGTGATCCACAGTGATCGCGGAAGCGAGTACACATCGACCCAATTCGGGGATCGAATACGGGGGTTGGGGCTGCGGCAAAGCTGCGGGCGCACCGGATCATGCTTCGACAACGCCGCTGCGGAGAGTTTCTGGGCACTGCTCAAGGAAGAGATCGGCACTCGTGTCTGGCCCGACCGGGCCACCGCCCGCGCCGAGGTCTTCGCCTTCATCGAGACGTTCTACAACCGCCGCCGCCTTCGCAAACACAAGGTCTTCGGCTACCTCACCCCGGCGGAGACCCGGCAACGGCACCAGCACGCCCTCGCGGCATAA
- a CDS encoding transposase, translated as MGSKYTKRYSEEFKRDAIALVDSSGKTVTAVARELGISSESLRGWYRKAKADRGGGQSGELTSAEREELRRLRKENREQQQTIEILKKATAFFVKENDR; from the coding sequence GTGGGAAGCAAGTACACGAAGCGGTACAGCGAGGAGTTCAAGCGGGACGCGATCGCGCTCGTCGACTCCTCGGGCAAGACGGTCACCGCGGTGGCCCGGGAACTCGGCATCAGCTCGGAGTCCTTGCGCGGCTGGTACCGCAAGGCCAAGGCCGACCGGGGCGGGGGTCAGAGCGGCGAGCTGACCAGCGCCGAGCGCGAGGAACTGCGGCGGCTGCGCAAGGAGAACCGCGAACAGCAGCAGACGATTGAGATCCTGAAAAAAGCGACTGCCTTCTTCGTGAAGGAGAACGACCGGTGA
- a CDS encoding transposase: MVAQPRGGQAGSRYSLVPDRIQADGSWLSTIYGYTDRRREHGIQVRAVCYQLEAAGEEYTLLTTLTDHKRYPASELAALYTERWEIETTFKELKAQQIGAGQVLSSKTPHGIRQQIWGHLLVNYVLRVHMLGPLGPTARPSTPIASRS, from the coding sequence GTGGTTGCACAGCCGCGCGGTGGTCAGGCTGGCAGCCGCTACAGCCTTGTCCCCGACCGGATCCAGGCGGACGGGTCATGGCTCAGCACCATCTACGGGTACACCGACCGGCGGCGCGAGCACGGCATCCAGGTCCGAGCCGTGTGCTACCAACTTGAGGCAGCCGGTGAGGAGTACACGCTGTTGACAACGCTGACAGACCACAAGCGGTATCCCGCCAGTGAGCTCGCCGCCCTCTACACCGAACGCTGGGAGATCGAAACGACGTTCAAGGAACTCAAGGCTCAGCAGATCGGCGCCGGGCAAGTCCTCTCCAGCAAGACGCCCCACGGCATCCGCCAGCAGATCTGGGGCCACCTGCTGGTCAACTACGTGCTGCGCGTGCACATGCTGGGGCCGCTCGGGCCAACAGCGAGGCCCTCGACCCCGATCGCCTCTCGTTCCTGA
- a CDS encoding zinc-binding alcohol dehydrogenase family protein — MRAWIVEGPRPVEEGPLRLVGKPVPVPEDDELLVRVRACGVCRTDLHVIEGDLPVHRPGVTPGHEVVGVVEGFGAAVRDFTVGERVGVAWLRRTDGDCMYCRRRSENLCPASLYTGWDADGGYAEYTTVPAAFAHRLPGELDDIALAPMLCAGIIGYRALRRALLPPGGRLGLYGFGGSAHLCAQVAIAEGATVHVMTRGVAARRLALELGAVSAQGAYDMPPEPLDSAILFAPVGDLVPVALRALDRGGVLAIAGIHLSDTPPLHYESDLFYEKELRSVTANTREDAREFLTLAARHGVHATTHAYPLSQADQALTDLKAGRFDGAAVLLNDLS, encoded by the coding sequence ATGCGGGCGTGGATCGTGGAGGGGCCCCGGCCCGTAGAGGAGGGTCCCCTCCGATTGGTCGGGAAGCCCGTTCCGGTGCCCGAGGACGATGAGCTGCTGGTGCGCGTGCGCGCGTGCGGGGTGTGCCGCACGGACCTGCACGTCATCGAGGGTGACCTGCCGGTGCACCGTCCCGGGGTCACGCCTGGTCACGAGGTGGTCGGTGTGGTCGAGGGCTTCGGGGCCGCGGTGCGGGACTTCACGGTCGGGGAGCGCGTGGGAGTGGCCTGGCTGCGTCGCACCGACGGGGACTGTATGTACTGCCGGCGGAGGTCCGAGAATCTGTGCCCGGCCTCGCTCTACACGGGCTGGGACGCCGACGGCGGTTACGCCGAGTACACGACGGTGCCGGCCGCCTTCGCGCACCGGCTGCCCGGCGAACTCGACGACATTGCGCTCGCCCCGATGCTGTGCGCGGGCATCATCGGCTATCGCGCGCTGCGCCGGGCGCTGCTGCCGCCGGGCGGGCGTCTCGGGCTGTACGGCTTCGGGGGCAGCGCGCACCTGTGTGCCCAGGTCGCGATCGCCGAGGGTGCCACCGTGCACGTCATGACACGGGGTGTGGCCGCCCGGCGACTGGCTCTGGAACTGGGCGCTGTCTCGGCGCAGGGCGCCTACGACATGCCGCCCGAGCCGCTGGACAGCGCGATCCTCTTTGCCCCCGTCGGTGACCTGGTACCCGTCGCGCTGCGGGCCCTGGACCGTGGCGGCGTGCTGGCCATCGCCGGCATCCACCTGAGCGACACGCCGCCGCTGCACTACGAGAGCGACCTCTTCTACGAAAAGGAGTTGCGCAGCGTCACCGCCAACACCCGTGAGGACGCACGGGAGTTCCTGACCCTGGCCGCGCGGCACGGGGTGCACGCGACTACGCACGCCTATCCGCTCTCGCAGGCCGACCAGGCGCTCACGGATCTCAAGGCGGGACGGTTCGACGGGGCGGCTGTACTCCTGAACGACTTGTCCTGA
- a CDS encoding DUF429 domain-containing protein, whose protein sequence is MNVLGVDACGKQGWIGIRLTDGAYAGSLVDVRLETLIERAGEVHAVAVDMPLGLVERGWRAADLAARALLGVRRSSVFPIAPRSAWKESDYRAAADRCQELTGNRLSQQAWALKPKLLEARACWLVDERIHEVHPEVSFHSLAGGVSLAYAKKTWRGQNLRRSLLAEAGLVLPDELGEADRIPVDDVLDAAVAAWSARRIALGIAARAPEVPEPDAEGRLVEIRY, encoded by the coding sequence ATGAACGTCCTGGGGGTCGATGCCTGCGGAAAACAGGGGTGGATAGGGATCAGACTCACGGACGGCGCGTACGCGGGCAGCCTGGTGGATGTCCGGCTTGAGACGCTGATCGAGCGTGCCGGAGAGGTGCATGCGGTTGCGGTGGACATGCCGTTGGGCCTTGTCGAGAGGGGCTGGCGCGCCGCAGATCTCGCGGCCAGGGCGCTGCTGGGGGTGCGGCGCAGCAGTGTTTTCCCCATCGCGCCGAGGTCGGCGTGGAAGGAGTCGGACTACAGGGCGGCTGCGGACCGCTGCCAGGAACTCACCGGTAATCGGCTGAGCCAACAAGCGTGGGCGCTGAAGCCGAAGCTGCTTGAGGCTCGGGCATGTTGGCTCGTTGATGAGCGGATCCACGAGGTGCACCCCGAGGTGTCCTTCCATTCCTTGGCCGGCGGTGTGTCGCTGGCTTACGCCAAGAAGACTTGGCGCGGCCAGAACCTGCGTCGCTCCCTGCTGGCCGAGGCCGGGCTTGTGCTCCCCGACGAGCTCGGTGAGGCGGATCGCATTCCTGTGGACGACGTGCTTGATGCCGCTGTCGCGGCGTGGTCGGCGCGCAGGATCGCGCTCGGGATCGCGGCTCGAGCTCCTGAGGTGCCCGAGCCGGACGCGGAAGGGCGCCTCGTCGAGATTCGGTACTGA
- a CDS encoding RNaseH domain-containing protein, which translates to MDPVGDKAVAAASLTTARLCNHTLAWEHRTRHPLPIHAAIQMDKNHPEYRRTVDWDTDDTTG; encoded by the coding sequence CTGGATCCGGTCGGGGACAAGGCTGTAGCGGCTGCCAGCCTGACCACCGCGCGGCTGTGCAACCACACCCTGGCCTGGGAACACCGCACCCGCCACCCCCTGCCCATCCACGCCGCCATCCAGATGGATAAAAACCACCCCGAATACCGCCGCACTGTCGACTGGGACACCGACGACACCACCGGCTAG